In Helianthus annuus cultivar XRQ/B chromosome 8, HanXRQr2.0-SUNRISE, whole genome shotgun sequence, a single genomic region encodes these proteins:
- the LOC110871792 gene encoding protein LAZY 1, with protein MKLLDWMQHKFRQTNNDPPTEFAPRNSCSCLPGQPSLDHDLQYYPKSNFYAKTSSKPQREVQFRKSFTCIETAKQTAAEEEESAAVFSELFHGFLAIGTLAAETVTNEPKTPTFATYIENDMVVLEPEAMENELKLINDELEKVLEPEGKENAAVVCPLQDYLFGSVIELSETVTVKKEKEHRTSLGELFQRTKTVEEVTTGGKVNKTEKIKEKETEKSAVCLMKKILKGRTHYSSSKHSSADKKPRKILQMFHRKVHPEGVAVEPKSENHLKHATEGNFVQEYKNKNQMLFEDDKLFPKKGTNCTSSHMPSDCCMNDSDGNRECWINSDADYLVLEL; from the exons ATGAAG TTACTTGATTGGATGCAACACAAGTTTAGGCAGACAAACAATGATCCTCCTACCGAATTTGCTCCAA GAAACTCCTGTTCATGTCTTCCAGGACAACCATCACTCGATCACGACCTACAATACTATCCCAAATCGAACTTTTACGCAAAGACTTCAAGCAAACCGCAACGAGAAGTGCAGTTTCGTAAATCATTCACATGCATAGAGACTGCAAAACAAACAGCAGCAGAAGAAGAAGAATCAGCTGCGGTTTTCTCTGAACTTTTTCACGGGTTCCTTGCAATAGGAACTCTAGCTGCAGAAACCGTCACTAACGAACCAAAAACACCGACGTTTGCCACCTACATTGAGAACGATATGGTGGTCCTAGAACCCGAAGCAATGGAGAATGAACTGAAGCTCATTAATGATGAGTTAGAGAAGGTTTTAGAACCCGAAGGAAAGGAAAATGCAGCGGTTGTTTGTCCGCTTCAAGATTATCTGTTTGGTTCGGTAATTGAACTGTCCGAGACAGTGACGGTTAAGAAAGAAAAGGAGCATAGAACATCACTTGGAGAGCTGTTTCAGAGAACTAAAACAGTTGAGGAAGTTACTACTGGAGGTAAAGTTAACAAAACTGAAAAGATAAAAGAGAAAGAAACTGAAAAGTCTGCTGTTtgtttgatgaagaagatactGAAAGGAAGAACACATTATTCTTCATCTAAGCACTCCTCAGCTGATAAAAAACCGCGAAAG ATTTTGCAAATGTTTCATAGGAAAGTTCACCCTGAAGGAGTAGCTGTTGAACCCAAGTCTGAAAATCATTTGAAACATGCTACAGAGGGCAACTTTGTTCAGGAgtataaaaacaaaaatcaaatgTTGTTTGAAGatgataaactatttcctaaaaAGGGTACAAACTGCACTAGCAGCCACATGCCCTCTGACTGTTGTATGAATGATTCAGATGGGAATAGAGAATGCTGGATTAATTCAGATGCTGATT ACCTGGTGCTGGAACTGTAG